In Primulina eburnea isolate SZY01 chromosome 14, ASM2296580v1, whole genome shotgun sequence, the following proteins share a genomic window:
- the LOC140812566 gene encoding cytochrome P450 72A397-like produces the protein MWSSILINIFLSTVLVFAWRFLDWVWFKPRKMEKILRKLGFQGNSYKILFGDAKEISEMGKIAYSKPLPLTHDIVPRVFPFISNTIKKYGKNSFMWVGPRPNIFVTDVELVKDVLNKYQTYQKNFNISNPIVKQFVKGLLRYEGEEWSQSRKQLKPAFNVNKLKEIVPTTQQCCEKILNECEKMMSSDGSGVVDMAAQIEKFTASSVGCSLFRANYGATDKIFELVKEYAVLANPARPFSIPGEGYWPTKKNRRVKEIEEQIRCTVMDEINKREKRDVNGVNEDPDLFDLILEELHKNKNKRNHGRVINETIGQAKVFYLASFESSSNLLAWTMVVLSMHPDWQARAREEVFQVMGDRNELHYDDLSQLKYVTMILYEVLRLYPPVIELSRIVEEETTLGGICIPKGTSIMLPTLLLHRDTEVWGEDAGEFKPERFAEGMAKATKGQAAFVPFGWGPRICIGQNFALLVAKIFMSMLLRTFSFELSPTYQHAPCVTGFTVKPQFGAPIKLRKL, from the exons atgtggAGTTCAATCTTGATAAATATTTTCCTGTCCACTGTTCTAGTTTTCGCATGGAGATTCTTGGACTGGGTTTGGTTCAAACCTAGGAAAATGGAGAAAATCCTTAGGAAACTAGGATTCCAAGGAAATTCTTACAAGATTCTTTTTGGAGATGCTAAAGAAATCTCTGAAATGGGCAAAATAGCCTACTCCAAACCTCTTCCTCTCACCCACGATATTGTGCCTCGCGTCTTTCCGTTTATATCGAATACGATAAAGAAATACG GCAAGAATTCTTTCATGTGGGTGGGACCGAGACCAAATATATTCGTGACAGATGTCGAATTGGTGAAAGATGTGCTGAATAAATACCAAACTTATCAGAAGAATTTTAATATATCTAATCCGATAGTGAAGCAGTTCGTTAAAGGCCTTCTTCGATACGAGGGTGAAGAATGGAGCCAATCCAGGAAACAGCTCAAGCCTGCTTTTAATGTGAACAAGTTGAAG GAAATTGTGCCTACAACTCAACAATGCTGCGAGAAAATTCTTAATGAATGCGAGAAGATGATGTCCAGCGATGGGTCCGGCGTGGTCGATATGGCTGCTCAAATCGAAAAGTTCACTGCTTCATCCGTGGGATGTTCATTGTTCAGGGCCAACTATGGCGCAACCGACAAGATTTTTGAGCTTGTCAAAGAGTACGCAGTCCTTGCAAATCCTGCCAGACCTTTCAGTATTCCGGGTGAAGG GTACTGGCCTACCAAGAAAAACAGGAGAGTCAAGGAAATCGAAGAACAAATACGATGCACAGTTATGGATGAGATTAACAAGAGAGAAAAGCGAGATGTAAATGGAGTAAATGAAGATCCAGACTTGTTTGATCTAATCTTGGAGGAATTGCACAAGAATAAGAACAAACGAAACCATGGTCGTGTAATAAATGAAACAATAGGACAAGCCAAGGTCTTCTACTTGGCATCTTTCGAAAGCAGTTCAAATCTGCTTGCTTGGACCATGGTTGTTCTTTCTATGCACCCAGACTGGCAAGCTCGTGCTAGGGAAGAGGTTTTTCAAGTCATGGGCGACAGAAACGAACTCCATTATGATGATTTGTCTCAGCTGAAATAT GTGACAATGATTTTGTACGAGGTGCTGCGTTTATACCCGCCAGTCATCGAGTTATCAAGAATAGTAGAAGAAGAAACAACACTAGGAGGAATCTGCATACCAAAGGGCACATCGATCATGCTACCTACTCTACTATTGCACCGAGATACTGAAGTTTGGGGCGAAGATGCAGGTGAGTTCAAGCCGGAACGATTTGCCGAAGGCATGGCTAAAGCAACCAAGGGCCAAGCCGCATTCGTGCCGTTCGGTTGGGGACCCCGAATATGCATCGGACAGAATTTCGCTCTTTTGGTGGCCAAAATTTTCATGTCAATGCTACTCCGCACATTCTCTTTCGAGCTTTCGCCAACATATCAGCATGCGCCTTGTGTCACTGGTTTCACGGTAAAACCACAATTTGGTGCACCTATCAAGCTGCGAAAACTCTAG